GGACCTAAAGGATGGTAAAGAAGGTGATGAGGTGTATGGCAAGCACGAAGATGTATTTGGAAAGTTTGCGGCTTATATGCTAAGTGTAGCATCGACCAGTGGTAACATGGCCTTGGTATTTGAGAGTACGGCAAAGTTTCTGGAAAGAGATGCAGAATTCAAGAAGAATTTAAGACGCTCATTAATGATGCCTACTATTACTGTACTTGCTGTAATAGGGGTTATTCTATTTTACGTCGGTTATATTTTCCCAGCGACCGCTGAGCTTTTTGTTGAGTTTGATATTGAATTACCCCCAATGACGGCAGCAACCCTGGAATTGAGTTACTGGCTGCAAGCAAACTGGATTACGATTACTCTTTCTTTTGTTTTACCCATTGCAGCCTTCATTTATTTCATTAAAACTCCAAAAGGGGCACTGTGGCTGGATAGAAATATTATTAAGGTACCGGTTATTGGCGATTTGCTACATAAAACGAGTATTGAAATTTTCTCTCGCGTTTTCTATACCTTATATAGCGGTTCCGGTCAGAATATTGAAGTAATTAAAGTCGCTGCTGAAGCATGTCGGAATAAATACATGGAGAAACAGATTAAAGAGGTGGCCATCAAGATGATGCTTAAAGAAGGTGCCGGTCTTATCGAATCATTAAAAGCTACAGGCGTTTTTACCAATACAGCAATAAGTCGATTTAAATTAGGTGCTGAGTCTGGGGCATTGCGTGAAAATGCCAAACAACTGGCCCAGTATTACGAAATTCAGACGACCTATAAGATGGAATCAGTAATTGATATGATAAACTTGTTTATTAATTTGTTTATTATGATCGCCTTGATTGCTATTACAATTGTATCTTCGGAAGCTGCTATTATTAAACCTAAATCAACGATGTAATTGGTTTCATAAGCTATAAAGTCTTAGAGTAGATTCTAGCTTAATTCTTACAAAACATAAAATGGGTAAAGTAAATACGAGAAGGCATATAGGAGATATACTGGTAAATCGGGATATTATATCCGCCGGTGAACTTCAGACGGCCTTGGCAATATTGCGGGAAGAACCGGAATCTACCAATCGAAGACTCGGTCAGATACTTTACCAGGATCTCGGACTTGATCGCCATAAGATTATGAAAGAGATAGCCAGTATCTATGCCTTCGATGAGGTACTGGTTAATGTCGACAAGGTAGACCAAGGCATCATCGATGAAATAAAAAATAACATTGATGATTTGCCACACGAAGCTGTGGATAGCCTTGTACATCAAAAGGCCATTCCTTTTCGCTCCAACGGCAACTCCTTGACGATTGCTGCTGCCGATCCATCCGATCCCACGTTAACCAATATCATATCCGGTCTCAATTTCAAACACTACGAGCTCGTTTACTGTAAATATGACTTGGTTGAACAAATTCTTACCCAGGTTTACGAGCAAAAGAATGAGTTTTTGGATCTCTTAGATGAAATAGATTACGAGGATCCTGATTTTGAAGAGACCGACGAAAAGATTGACGAAGACGAGATTGATGCAGAAATCAATCAGAGCATGCTTAATTCACTCGTTGAGGGTATGCTCGTTGAAGCCGTCAGGCAGGGTGTAAGTGACGTTCATATAGTTCCAAGTGGGCCAACCACAACGGATATCAGATTTCGTATTGACGGTAAATTAGATTTGTGGTACCAACAGCAGAATGTAAAGCCTGAAGCTATATCGGCCGTTGTAAAAGATAAAACTCGAAATGTAGATCGTTTTGAAAGGGATGCATCTCAGGATGGGTTTATTCAACGCCAGGTTGATAACCACAGTATCCGCTATCGTGTATCTATTATGCCAATGGTCGGAAAACAATTCGATCGAAAATTTGAGTCTATTGTAATTAGGGTCCTTGATGACCGAAAAGTAATTACAGATCTTAATGTGCTCGGTCTTCAAGAGAAAGCGAAAGCAGACTTTGTTAAAGCTATTGAAAAGCCATCGGGTATTGTAATTATTACCGGGCCTACTGGTAGTGGTAAGTCTACTACACTTGTTGCTGCTCTATACTATGTGATTGATCCATCAGTTAATGTCCTAACGGTTGAGGAACCTGTTGAATATCTCATTGAAGGAGCCAGACAGCTTAAGCTTAGTCATCATATGACTTTTGACCAAGCTATGCGAGGTATTTTGCGTCATGACCCCGATATTGTACTTGTAGGTGAGATCCGAGACCTTAAAACTGCTGAAATTGCTATAAAGCTAGCTAATACCGGTCACTTGACCTTCTCAACCCTTCATACCAACGATGCTCCCAGTGCTGTATCTCGACTCTATAAAATGGGTGTTGAGCCATTCCTAATTGCAAACGCCGTAAATATTATTATGGCACAGCGATTGGTCCGAAGTTTATGCAAGAACTGTAAGGAAGAATATGAGCCGCATCCGGAAGTGGCGAAAGGAATTGGCTTCACTGAAGAAGAGATCCAGGAGACAACCTTTTATAAGGCGGTTGGTTGTGATAAGTGCACAAACGGTTATAAAGGGCGAACTGCGATTATGGAGGCTCTTTACTTTGATAAAGAAATCCGGAAAATGATACTTGAATCCGGAAGTGAAATTGATGAAGCACGAATTAAAGAGCATGCCATCAGCCAAGGCATGTTAAGCTTGCGTGCATCGGGGCGTGAACGTATAAAAAATGGTACTACAACCATAGAAGAGATTGTTGCCATTACTATTGAAGACTAAGAACGTATGGTAACCTCTGATAGACATCATATATACACAAAGTATTACAGAGGCAATAGAAAAGGGTAAATTCACAACTGGAGTGTAAATTGGTATTCAATTATGATTAATGAAAATCAGACAGAAAACGAGACCACGCCGGAATATATACGGCGATTTTTAAAAGAGCCTCCGCTCTTGCTTAAAAATTTTCACTATGAAGACATCATGGAGTTTTTAAATCTTGGTGTTGAAGAGCGATATCTCCAGGATGACATCATTGTAAATGAATCCGAGTATGTAAATTCCGCTTTTCTTATATGTGAGGGGAAAGTTGCTATCTGGAAGGACAACATACAGTTAGCGATATTATCGGATGGAAATTTTATAGGTGAAACCTTTCTATTTAGTAAAAATAACCGGATGGCCAAAGTTGTATCTGAGGGAGACAGTTTATTGCTTCGTTTTGAGAGATATGAAGCACTTAATTTCTTTCGTAAAAAACCGGAAAAACTATTCAATATATTTACTAGGAATATAATAGAGATACAGCAGAAAAAAATAAGTAACATGAATGTACAGCTTCTGCAGCTAAAGAAGCGCCTTCTCAATGATAATGGATGGTAATCAAAAGGCTTTTATAGTAGCTGTACTCTAAGCTTAATTGATTTTTACAATTTGGCATTAAAACTTTTGAATAGTTCTCTTTTTTTCTATAATAGTTCATAATATTAAATCAAGATATTTACCGATTATTCTGTAAAATTTACTTCATTTGCGTAACAATTGGCTCTTTGTTCTATCTATATACACTACAGGATAATTTAAAATCTTGCTTAAAATATAAATATCATTAATTAAACGGGGTATGCAGGCTGTACAAACAAATAGAATTACTGAACTCATAGAACCTATGGCCAACCGGCTAAGTTCTACAAATAAGGGAATTGAGTTACATAGGGAGATCGGTGAAATTATTGAAGACCAACCTAAAGAAGTACGCCTGGAACTTAAATCCATTCTTGATGGATTTCTTCACGAGATGTATCGAAACGAAGCCTCCGATATTGATTTGGGTGGGCCAGGTTGCGACAATCAGATTTGGTATCGTATTCATGGCGATAAGTCGCCGGTTGATGATATTGAAATGAATTTGCTTGAAACAGATTTCCTCCTGCATAATATCTTAATGCCAAGTCAACGGGAGCATCTTTTCGAGGATCTCAATCTTGACTTTTCTTACAGCATAGACTCAGCCGAAGACGAATTAGATAAAAGATTTCGGGCTGACCTTTATTTCGATCTTGAACATCTTGCCCTCAACATGAGGAAGATCGATAATACTATCCGACCATTTAAAACATTGGCGCTCCATCCTGAAGTTGCTAAAGCATTAAGCCTTAAATATTACAAATACGGACTTACTTTAGTAACAGGAATTACGGGATCAGGTAAATCTTCTACATTGGATACTGTTATTGATGCCAATAACCGAACTGTTGATTCTCACATAGTGATTATTGCCTCACCAGTTGAATTGATTCATAAACCCATACGATCAGTCATCAGACATAGGGAAGTAGGAAGGGATGTAACCTCATTTAAAAACGGTGCTGTGCAGGCATTGCGTCAGGATCCCGACGTTATCGTTATTGGTGAGCTTCGTGATCCTGAAACTATAATGACTGCACTCGAAATAACTGACTCAGGTCACAAAACCTTTGGTACACTCCATACCTCTTCAGCCATGGAGAGTATTGAACGTATTCTGGGTGAGGTACCACCAAATGAACAAAATCGAGTTCGTACCCGACTTGCAGATGTTTTAACTTGTGTTATTAGTCAAAAACTGATTCCCAGTCTCGATGGTAAAAGGGTTTTGGCCAAAGAGGTTCTTTTAGTAACAAGTGCCGTGAAAGCAGCTATTCGTAATAACAATGTTGGCGAGATCTATCAGATGCTAATGGAAGGTGGAGAGAAGGGAATGAACACTATGGAGCAAGATCTCAAAAGACTTTATGATGAAGGGAAAATTTCCCGTGAAGAGGCGATTAACAACGCAAATAATAAGAAGCGATTGATGCAACTTATTACAGACGTTGACCTTTGATGAAATCTTATTTCTAATAACAGTATATAATGTTCGGACCTAAAGAATTTACCGGTTTAGTTTTAGAAGGCGATGCCATCAAAATGGCAAGAGTCAAAGTTGAAGCTAATAAGCTTCGGTTGTTAAAATTGGACCAATTTTCATTAGTTGAACCCATAAAAGAGAAAAGTCCTACTCAGGGAGAATCTGTACAAGAAACAGGTTCTTTTGAAGAGGAAATGGATGCTGATTCTATTTTTGGGTTCGAAGATGAAGAAGAGGATGACAATGAGGATGAACTAGCTGATTTGGATCTGGACAACCTGGATGACGAAGAGGAGTCTGAAGAGGATGTGATGTCTCTTGATATGGTTGAGGAAGCTGATGCAGGTGGAGCCCAGTCCAATGAAATATTACTTTATAATATTTTAAACGGCATTGATAACCAAAATGTAAATGTAGGTTTAAATGTACCTGCCGGTAACACTATTTTCCAGATTATTCGTGACACTAATTTTAAAGATGTAAAGAAAAAAGATTTAATAGAAGATCTGGAAAACAAGCTCCAATCTATATATGGTCAGGCTAAGTCATCTGACAATTATTCTTATGAGGTAAGGGATGACGGTTCTTTGGTTCTTGCATCTGTTGAGGAAGAATCTGCATTATTGAAATTAGTTAACCGTGCTGATGATCTTTATTCCGGTAAGCTCACAGTAAGGGAAGTACTGCCTGATGAAGCGGCTTTGGTTGGATTGGTAAGGGCTAATTATAACCTCCAACCCGATGAAATTACCGGTATTATTCAGTTTAGTCCGAAAAAATGCCGCGTTGTTTTTATGACCGGTAATGAGATTTGGCAGGTTTCACCAATTATAAATGAAGGCACCAACAGTAAATCATTTTTAAATACACTCTTCAGTAAAATACTATTTCAATTAGATACCGGAGAAGTTCCGAATCTTGATAGAATCATCTTAGCCAATAATACTATCGGTGATGATGCTATAGATTTCCTTCAAAACAATTTTAGTGATGTAATTGTCACTAATTTCAGGTTTAATGAAGAGAAATTTGATTATGAAGATGTTGATGAGTCTCTTGCAAATTCATTTACAACGGCAATCAGTTTAGCTTGGGCTGCTTCAGAATTTGAGAAGAAAAGTTTTCCGAATCTTTCCTTATTACCATCTTATGTTGTTGAACGACAGAAGATATTTAAGTTACAATGGCATGGTGTGATTCTATTAGCACTCATATTTCTGGCACCTATCACCTTCAATTATTTTTATCAGCAAAAGGCTAGGCAAATTGAAAACCTCTCTTCTGAACTAGAAACTATTAATGCACAAATTGCACAAATAGAACCAACAGTTCAGGCTACTAACGAAATTAGTAATGATTTGGCTCAATTAAGGGAAAAACTAGTACTACTTGATACCCTTAGTAATGGCAGCAGAGAGTGGCAGGCTAAATTGGATATTTTAAACGAAGGCATGCGTCCTATTGAGAATACATGGATTACTTCTATGACCCAGGCACAGAGTGGTACTTTTGTAGAGGGTTATTCCCTGTATCGAAATCGTATACCAAGAGTAGTCAACATATTTGCTGATGCGACATTATTAAACGTAACCATAGAAGACATAAGAGAACAGGAAGTCTTCAGATTTTCAATTTTGGTTAATGAATTTGCCGTAGACGATTCCGTTTACTCATTACCCAAAACTGATGAGCTAAAAGAAATATTAACGGGCGGAAACCAATAATTTATGTCATACGCGGTAAGAAACTCATTAATTTTACTTGTGGTCCTTATTCTCTTTGTGGGAGGAGGATGGTCATATTTCTATTTCGTGCAAAATCCGGAAATAGAAAAACTAGAACAGCAGGTTAGTGAAAAAAGTCAGGAACTTCGTGAAAAACGGGCAATTGCAAATCGCTATAGTATTGTATTAGAACAGTTCGAAAATGCTACCTTCTTTATTAACAATTTTGAGAAGACTTTATACACAGACAGCAATGAGGACAAGGTATTTGACTTTATGAATACCTTGAATACCGGTAATTCTTATACCGACTTTGCTTTTTCATTTAATGATTCTACTGCTCAGGGGCCATACGGAATAATGAGTATGAATATTTCAGGGGAAGGATATTATCGTTACCTGGTTAATTTTATTCGCAAACTTGAATACAGCAAACCTCTCAATAAGGTAGTTGAGTTGGATGTTACTCCTATAAATGATCTCGAGAATTACGGGAGGGTAAGCTACAGTTATCGTTTGCAGAGTTACTATAACCGTGGAACCGAATTTGGATCGCCATCTATGGATATTTCTAGTCCCACTTATACATCCTTGCATAATCCGTTTTTCCCGCTTATTAGAGATATTGAGCCCAATGAAGAAGACTTGACAAACATTGAAGCAAGTGAATTACTAGCTTTAAGTAGTAATAGAGTATTTCTACTTGACCAGAATGGTGAATTACAGAAAATTCGCTTAGGAGAAGAAGTATATCTAGGAAACTTAACCAATATTAATCTATCAGAGGGTTCAGCTACGTTTCAGTTGAACAAAGGTGGCATTATCGAGCGTATTACCCTGGAGGTAAACAATGAAAATGAGGAACAATAAATTAACAGACATGACTAATAAGAATATCATCATTTATACATTCTCTCTATTAGCACTGCTATTATTGCTGCCTGCTCAGGGTGTGAGTCAGGATAAAATACCTGTCAGGGAATACACAAACCCGGAAGAAGTAGTTACTTTCGATAGGACTACTCCATTCGAACGTGCCTTGGATATTATTAATGAGTTTTCTCAGGAAGCAAGAGGGAAAGTTATTATTGACAGGACCGGGCAAAGTGGATCAATTGGTATTTCTGTTCCTGCTATGCACTGGGAAGATGCTTTAGATCTTATACTTAGGGTCAATGGTTTGGTACTTCTTGAAAGAGAAAAATTCTTCGAAATTGTACAAGCTCAAACAGCTGGAGCAACCACACAACAAAGCTCTGGTGCCCAACAAGGTTCGGGGGGAGATGAAGAAGGTCCTGCAGCAACTACTAGATCACGTGAAGTTCGAATAAATGCTATATTCTTTGAAGGTAATAAACGTGCCCTACAGGAAATTGGGGTTGATTGGTCAACACT
This is a stretch of genomic DNA from Halalkalibaculum roseum. It encodes these proteins:
- a CDS encoding type II secretion system F family protein — translated: MPQFRLKAVSPQGKLIQTEFESDSKKEAQKKVDKVSRKNGFQVKAIEKKETYQYKVKKGAKKPVTGEQEAYSKEEVEKALVKLGYKVISVNKKWFDFKGGVPMQEVVTFIRLSADLLKQKLSFDEILGLLYEDTQNAKMKEVIKQIQKDLKDGKEGDEVYGKHEDVFGKFAAYMLSVASTSGNMALVFESTAKFLERDAEFKKNLRRSLMMPTITVLAVIGVILFYVGYIFPATAELFVEFDIELPPMTAATLELSYWLQANWITITLSFVLPIAAFIYFIKTPKGALWLDRNIIKVPVIGDLLHKTSIEIFSRVFYTLYSGSGQNIEVIKVAAEACRNKYMEKQIKEVAIKMMLKEGAGLIESLKATGVFTNTAISRFKLGAESGALRENAKQLAQYYEIQTTYKMESVIDMINLFINLFIMIALIAITIVSSEAAIIKPKSTM
- a CDS encoding GspE/PulE family protein produces the protein MGKVNTRRHIGDILVNRDIISAGELQTALAILREEPESTNRRLGQILYQDLGLDRHKIMKEIASIYAFDEVLVNVDKVDQGIIDEIKNNIDDLPHEAVDSLVHQKAIPFRSNGNSLTIAAADPSDPTLTNIISGLNFKHYELVYCKYDLVEQILTQVYEQKNEFLDLLDEIDYEDPDFEETDEKIDEDEIDAEINQSMLNSLVEGMLVEAVRQGVSDVHIVPSGPTTTDIRFRIDGKLDLWYQQQNVKPEAISAVVKDKTRNVDRFERDASQDGFIQRQVDNHSIRYRVSIMPMVGKQFDRKFESIVIRVLDDRKVITDLNVLGLQEKAKADFVKAIEKPSGIVIITGPTGSGKSTTLVAALYYVIDPSVNVLTVEEPVEYLIEGARQLKLSHHMTFDQAMRGILRHDPDIVLVGEIRDLKTAEIAIKLANTGHLTFSTLHTNDAPSAVSRLYKMGVEPFLIANAVNIIMAQRLVRSLCKNCKEEYEPHPEVAKGIGFTEEEIQETTFYKAVGCDKCTNGYKGRTAIMEALYFDKEIRKMILESGSEIDEARIKEHAISQGMLSLRASGRERIKNGTTTIEEIVAITIED
- a CDS encoding Crp/Fnr family transcriptional regulator; amino-acid sequence: MINENQTENETTPEYIRRFLKEPPLLLKNFHYEDIMEFLNLGVEERYLQDDIIVNESEYVNSAFLICEGKVAIWKDNIQLAILSDGNFIGETFLFSKNNRMAKVVSEGDSLLLRFERYEALNFFRKKPEKLFNIFTRNIIEIQQKKISNMNVQLLQLKKRLLNDNGW
- a CDS encoding type IV pilus twitching motility protein PilT — encoded protein: MQAVQTNRITELIEPMANRLSSTNKGIELHREIGEIIEDQPKEVRLELKSILDGFLHEMYRNEASDIDLGGPGCDNQIWYRIHGDKSPVDDIEMNLLETDFLLHNILMPSQREHLFEDLNLDFSYSIDSAEDELDKRFRADLYFDLEHLALNMRKIDNTIRPFKTLALHPEVAKALSLKYYKYGLTLVTGITGSGKSSTLDTVIDANNRTVDSHIVIIASPVELIHKPIRSVIRHREVGRDVTSFKNGAVQALRQDPDVIVIGELRDPETIMTALEITDSGHKTFGTLHTSSAMESIERILGEVPPNEQNRVRTRLADVLTCVISQKLIPSLDGKRVLAKEVLLVTSAVKAAIRNNNVGEIYQMLMEGGEKGMNTMEQDLKRLYDEGKISREEAINNANNKKRLMQLITDVDL
- a CDS encoding PilN domain-containing protein, which codes for MFGPKEFTGLVLEGDAIKMARVKVEANKLRLLKLDQFSLVEPIKEKSPTQGESVQETGSFEEEMDADSIFGFEDEEEDDNEDELADLDLDNLDDEEESEEDVMSLDMVEEADAGGAQSNEILLYNILNGIDNQNVNVGLNVPAGNTIFQIIRDTNFKDVKKKDLIEDLENKLQSIYGQAKSSDNYSYEVRDDGSLVLASVEEESALLKLVNRADDLYSGKLTVREVLPDEAALVGLVRANYNLQPDEITGIIQFSPKKCRVVFMTGNEIWQVSPIINEGTNSKSFLNTLFSKILFQLDTGEVPNLDRIILANNTIGDDAIDFLQNNFSDVIVTNFRFNEEKFDYEDVDESLANSFTTAISLAWAASEFEKKSFPNLSLLPSYVVERQKIFKLQWHGVILLALIFLAPITFNYFYQQKARQIENLSSELETINAQIAQIEPTVQATNEISNDLAQLREKLVLLDTLSNGSREWQAKLDILNEGMRPIENTWITSMTQAQSGTFVEGYSLYRNRIPRVVNIFADATLLNVTIEDIREQEVFRFSILVNEFAVDDSVYSLPKTDELKEILTGGNQ